TGCCATTTTGGTTGTTTTTGTTAATGCCAGTAACTATTTGGAAATAAGAGGCGATTTCCTTCACTTAAAACAAACTAACTAACAAAATTCATGTATAATATTGATCATGATGGAGAATAAAATGCCACACACACCATCGGTGGCATCATATCTATTTCCTTAATATGGTTCTgattaaaacaaaattattttgcACTACATTagtttcccccttgttttctCATTTATTTCTTGTACATGGCTGTGAACTAGTTTAAGCTGACTAGCAATATGTTTACAATGCAGctaaaggaaagagaaaacagaCTGAAGGAGATAGTGATGATATAACTGGATGGCGGAAGAAACAGCTAGATGAAGACCGCGCAAAGAAACTTCGTCAAGGACAAGGCCGTGATGAGCAGGATGGCCAGTATAAGAATGGCCAAGCTGGCGAAGGAGAATCTTATGGTTCCTTAGGAAAAGATGGATCtttgggaagaggaggagccaaCAGAGATGGGAAGATGGGACAGTTTGCTGGGGTGGGGACAGACATGGGAGGAGGGCATGAGTTCTCTGGATTTGCTGGTGGTAGTAGTGAACATATGGGACATACTGGAAATGGTGCTGGTGGAGGAATGGGTGGTTTGGGTGGCATGGGTTCACTGCATGGTAAAGATGCTATGTTAGGTGGCACAGGAACTGGATCTGGAGGTGCAGGTGGACTGCAAACTTCAGGTGGTTCCACACTTAATGGAGCAAGTGGGCCAGGAGCTGGGtttggtggtgctggtggagtaGGTGGCCTCTATGGCAAGGATGGGATGGTAGGTGGAGCTGGTGCTGGTGGAGTAGGTGGACTCTACGGCAAGGATGGGATGCTAGGTGGAGCTGGTGCTGGGGGAGCTGGCAGTGCTGGCAGAGAAGGTGGACTTTATGGTAAGGATGGCATGCTTGGTGgaggtggtggtgctggtggagtaGGGGGACTTTATGGCAAGGATGGGATGCTAGGGGGAGCTGGTGCTGGTGGAGTAGGTGGACTCTACGGCAAGGATGGGATGCTAGGTGGAGCTGGTGCTGGGGGAGCTGGCGGTGCTGGGGGAGTAGGTGGACTTTATGGGAAGGATGGTATGTTAGGTGgagctggtggtgctggtggagcAGGTGGACTCTACGGCAAGGATGGGATGCTAGGTGGAGCTGGTGCTGGTGGAGCAGGTGGACTCTATGGCAAGGATGGGATGctagctggagctggagctgggggAGCTGGTGGTGCTGGTGTAGGTGGATTTTATGGTAAGGATGGTATGTTAggtggtgctggtgctggtggagctggtggtgctggtggacTTCATGGCAAGGATGGGGTGCTAGGTggagctggggctggtggagctGGTTGTCCTGGTGGATTTGGGGGACATTATGGCCAGGATGGTATGTTAGGTGGTGCTGGTGGACCTGGCAGTGCTGGTGGAGTAGGTGGACTTTATGGGAAGGATGGTATGTTAGGTGgagctggtggtgctggtggagcAGGTGGACTCTACGGCAAGGATGGGATGCTAGGTGGAGCTGGTGCTGGTGGAGCAGGTGGACTCTATGGCAAGGATGGGATGctagctggagctggagctgggggAGCTGGTGGTGCTGGTGTAGGTGGATTTTATGGTAAGGATGGTATGTTAggtggtgctggtgctggtggagctggtggtgctggtggacTTCATGGCAAGGATGGGGTGCTAGGTggagctggggctggtggagctGGTTGTCCTGGTGGATTTGGGGGACATTATGGCCAGGATGGTATGTTAGGTGGTGCTGGTGGACCTGGCAGTGCTGGTGGAGTAGGTGGACTTTATGGTAAGGATGGTATGTTAGGTGGAGCTGgtgctggtggtgctggtggatTTGGGGGACTTTATGGCAAGGATGGTATGTTAGGTGGAGCTGGTGCTGGTGGAGCCACCGGTGCTGGTGGAGTAGGGGGACTTTATGGCAAGGATGGGATGCTAGGTGGAGCTGGTGCTGGTGGAcctggtggtgctggtggagtaGGGGGAACTTATGGTAAGGATGGTATGTTAGGTGGAGCTGGCACTGAGGGTGCTGGTGGAGTGGGTGGACTTTACGGGAAAGATGGTTTTCTAGGTGGAGCTGGTGGACTTGATGGTGCTGGTGGAGTAGGTGGACTTTGTGGCAAAGACGGTCTGCCAATTGGAGCTGGTCAActtggtggtgctggtggagtaGGTGGACTGTATGGGAAGGATGGTTTCTTAGGcagtggtggtgctggtggaatgggtggtgctggtggtgtAGGAGGTCCTTATGGTAAGGATGGAATGCTAGGCAGAACTGGACCTGACGGAcctggtggtgctggtggagtaGGTGGACTCTACGGCAAGGATGGGATGCTAGGTGGAGCTGGAGCTGGCGGACCTGGTGGGATTGGTGGAGTAGGTGGAGTAGGTGGTGCTGGTGGAGTAGGTGGACTTTATGGCCAGGATGGTATGTTAGCTGGTGCTGGTGGACCTGGTGGTGCAGGTGGAATAGGGGGACTTTATGGCAAGGATGGAATGCTAGGTGGAGCTGGTGCTGGTGGAcctggtggtgctggtggagtaGGGGGACTTTATGGGAAGGATGGAATGCTAGGTGGAGCTGGTGCTGGTGGAcctggtggtgctggtggagtaGGGGGACTTTATGGGAAGGATGGAATGCTAGGTGGAGCTGGTGCTGGCAGAGTAGGTGGTGCTGGTGGAGTAGGGGGACTTTATGGGAAGGATGGAATGCTAGGTGGAGCTGGTGCTGGTGGAcctggtggtgctggtggagtaGGGGGACTTTATGGGAAGGATGGAATGCTAGGTGGAGCTGGTATTGGCGGACCTGGTGGTACTGGTGGAGTAGGTGGACTTTATGGCAAGGATGGAATGCTAGATGGAGCTGGTGCTGGCGGAcctggtggtgctggtggagtaGGGGGACTTTATGGCAAGGATGGTGTGTTAGGTGGAGCTGGTGCTGGTGGAGTAGGGGGACTTTATGGTAAGGATGGTGTTTTAGGTGgagctggtgctggtgctggtgctggtgctggcgGACCTGGTGGTACTGGTGGAGTAGGGGGACTATATGGTCAGGATGGTGTGTTAGGTGGAGCTGGTGCTGGTGGACTTGGTGGTACTGGTGGAGTAGGTGGACTTTATGATAAGGATGGTGTTTTAGGTGGAGCTGGTGCTGGTGGAcctggtggtgctggtggagtaGGTGGACTTCATGGCAAGGATGGTATGTTAGCTGGAACTGCTGCTGGCGGAcctggtggtgctggtggagcTGGCGGTGCTGGTGGAGTAGGTGGACTCTATGGCAAGGATGGGATGCTAGGTGGAGCCGGTGCTGGGGTAACTGGCGGTGCTGGGGGAGTAGGTGGACTTTATGGTCAGGATGGTGTGTTAGGTGgagctggtggtgctggtggagtaGGTGGACTCTACGGCAAGGATGGGGTGCTAAGTGGAGCTGGTGCTGGGGGAGCCGGCAGTGCTGGGGGAGTAGGTGGACTTTATGGTAAGGATGGTATGttagctggagctggagctggagctggagctggcgGACCTGGCGGTGCTGGTGGGgttggtggtgctggtggagtaGGGGGACTTTATGGCAAGGATGGGATGCTAGGTGGAGCTGGTGCTGGCGGActtggtggtgctggtggtgctggtggagtaGGTGGACTTTATGGCAAGGATGGTATGTTAGGTGGAGCTGGTGCTGGCGGACCTGGTGGTGCTGGCGGCATTGGTGGGCTCTATGGTAAGGATGGAATGCCAAGTCGACCAGGCATTGGTGGACTTGGTGGTGCTGGTGGCACAGACAGGCTGCTTGACAGTACTGGTGTTTCTGGTGCAGAAGGTATGAGAGGTCATCATGGTAAGGATGGTGTGCTTCCTGGGGTTGGTGGTGTTGGGTTAAGAGGTGTAGGGAGCACCGGTGACCTTTATGGTCAGGCAAGTACTTTACATGGAACTGAGGGTGGTGGTGCTGGCACTGAATTAGGAGGCATGGGTGGCATGATGGATCGAACTGGCGGAGCTGGCACCAAGTATGGTGTATCAGGTGAGGGTTATGGTGAAGGAGGGATAGGTAAGGATGGCAGGGTTAGTGGAACTGGTGCTGGTGGTCTTAGTGGTGAAGGATGGTTGGATGGTAGGGATGGTAGGCTAGGTGGATTTGGTGTTGGTCCAGGAGTTAGAGGTGTTGATGGATCCCTGTATGAGAATATGTCAGGCATTCCTGGTGAAGAGTTCCTAGGCTATGGACAGTCTTCTGGCCTTTCTGACGCTGGAACCCATGCTGGTGACAGAAGAAGACAGCTGTCTAACTTAGATGCCAGTCAACTTACTTCATCTGATATTTCAAGAACCAGGGacaggaaagggagaggaggaagtcTTCTTGAAGAGGATGTGAGaggtatttatatatttatgaacacagtaagcccacaacttttgCTCACTTCTTTTTTTTACGTGACCACAACCTTATGCAGGAGatcaaaaatatatatgtaaattgGAAAAATGTGGGGGGAATTCAAatacgcttttttaaaaaattcagaaaaaagCAAGAGAGCAGGGAACAACAGTTGGCAATCCCATCAGCCTTTGTACTCACCCTGGGAGAGTGTTTGAGCGTCTTTAGAGAGTTGGAGTTAGAGAACCAGATAATGAGATAGGGCACAGAGAGCAAGCAAATGTGGTCTGAGAGTGAGTGGAGGGTCATCTGAGAATTCCTGGCTTTATGTGTTTTTGCCGGACCTTcatgtaagttgcaggcttactgtaattTATTGTGTccctgtttcatttatttgtgtttataacatttctcatgtttttaaagatgttttcTTTAATAGTCTCTTCTATCTCTTTTGTTTGCACAGAATCACATCCCCGTTTCAACCAAGGGTTATTTGACCTCCATGCACCAAAAGGAAAACCAGCTGTGTTAACTTGCAGCCTCAACAATGACCAGCTTGAGGGAACTTGGTTTAAAGATGGGTTCAAGGTAACTTGAAAGCAGTAAACTTCTCAAGAATGTATTTTTAGTCTTATACTCATCTTTTTCACTTTAATTTTTTATCTTGAAATAAAGCTTCCATAATGCAGACAACAAGCAGGAGGAACACAATGCCTAACTTTGCCTCTTGTTGTTATCAACCAAAGATGGGTCATGTCTAAAACCAGTTTAGAAAAAAATAGCTGACTttatgactctctctctctctgtttgctgTAATGGTCCATGTAATTTCTGAGAGAGAATATTTCTTTACCTTCTGTCTACCTCCCCACAAGATAACAGGCCAGGATGGAATCTCCATTGAGAAGGAGGGCCCAGTCCACAAACTATTAATAGATGAAGTACAAGATAGCCATGCTGGAAAATACAAATTCGAAGCTGGAGGAGTCCGAACAGAAGCATCTATTTTTGTTGAAGGCAAGTCTAATCAAGCCTAGTAGAGAAAATGGTGCTAAAATTGCTACTGGTTGAATTATGCTCTTAGTATTATATGATTTTGTGGGACATATAGTGCTGGAAAACATGATGAAGTGTCTGAATTAACAATCCACATAAACCAGATCTCATTGTctcaaaagcagagagagagaaccttgGTCATTTCAGAATGGCTCTGCTAAACTAATCCTCCCCAGTTGCTTTGATTGCGAATTACCCTTCCTCCTTACTTCCCTACAGTGGCTCTCTATCACATCTAGTTCTTCCCCTTTTTCTCCCATGACTTTTCCATCATTTCTATGGCACTTCTTCCCATGCCACCTGCTGTCCAAATGTttactttcccttccttttttatttctctttccctcATTGACCTCTGTACCTTCTTCCACATTGTTGTACAGCACTTGCAGCAGCTCTGTAATCTTGACTCACTTAGATACCTTCTGAGAATTCATATTTTtaacacttaaaaataataatcagactaGGCTCATTGCTTGCTATTCCTCTGTTTCTTTACTCCCTACATTACAGTTGCAGTGCTGCCTGCTACCTTAGCTACCACTTAGCTTCTGAccctgttccccatccctgggatctattacagtttgtttgtatGTCCTCTGTGTGAAGACTGCATCACTTGTACTAAGCACACTATCagcagtaaaacatcaaatactTGCATTAGTGACAAATGACTTTCGTTGTCAGTAAGTTTTCAGTGAGGTGCACTTTGAAAGAGTAAGAATTCTGTGAATTCTgaggtagtggttaagagtggtagacttgtaatttggcgaaccgggttcgcatctccgctcctccacatgcagctgctgggtgaccttgggccagtcacacttctttgaagtctctcagccccactcacctcacagagtgtttgttgtgggggaggaagggaaaggagaatgttagccactttgagactccttcgggtagtgataaagtgggatatgaaatccaaactcttcttcttcttcttcattggcaAAATATTAGGCGTCACTATTTCCTGTGGGCTCGTGGGttatttaaaagaataataaGCGCAGAGCATCCATATTTTGGGGCTAGTTCATATACCTCTTATTTCTatgtgcagaccctccaaatgttgactCTGCTCTTCTGGAAAAACTGAAGAAGGAACCTATAGTAGTAAAGGCAGGAAAGAATGCCATAGTGAAGATCCCATTTGAAGGCCGGAAGCCAGTCAGATCAACTTGGCTAAAGGATGAAGGAGAACTTCTGGATGATGCCAGGATCAGCACTGACTATTCAGACAACTTCACCCGACTCTCCATATCCAGTGCTAATCGGAAGGACTGTGGTGATTATAAAGTGAAACTGAAGAATGAGAGTGGAAGCACTGAAGCTACTCTCAAGCTGGTAGTTCTAGGTGAGAGACCCCAAGTATTTTAGCGATGAGGCATAAGACAACTTTATGGGGGCCTTTAAGGCCTGCATGTGGTGTCACACATTTGGAAGCTGAAGCATAGAGAGCATATTTtttggtaaagataaagggacccctgaccattaggtccagtcgcagacgactctggggttgtggcacacatcttgctttactggccaagggagccggcatacagtttccgggtcatgtggccagcatgacaaagccacttctggcgaaccagagcagtgcacggaaacaccatttaccttcccaccggaacggcacctattaatctacttgcactttgatgtggtttcgaactgctaggttgtcaggagctgggactgagcaatgggagctcaccccatcacggggattcgaaccgctgaccttctgatcggcaagccctaggctctgtagtttagaccacagcaccacccgcatccctatttatTGGTACATTGTGTCTATAAGCAGGTAGTTGCAGCGCAGGGCATGCACCAATTTTGATTAAGGttgaagacagacagacagacacagagagagagagagagagagagagagaggttgctcATAGCACAGAAAGTGCCTTTTGATAATAATGCTTGTCTCTAGCATatcagaaaataaaacatttttgccCCTCCCTGCTTGCTCTCTTACTTGATTATTACTGCTGCCTCCTCCTGTTGGAAATCACAGTGCCTACTGCAGGTTCGTTGAGATGGAAGCAGCCCAGCATCCTCCCATTCAAGCACCATGGCTGCAGAGCACTCCATTTCCCATGTGAAACCAGAAGTGGTAGCAGCAGTAATGTGTGGACAGGGACAAGAACGATATATTAACATTAGTATGCTACTGATAAATAGTATAAGAAAAAGTGCTGACAGATCATTTTTCTAGCactgcataagaagagccttgctggatcagatttGTTATCccacttcccacagtggccagctagcGTCAGGTacctctgggaagctcagaagcaggacatgagggcAATAACCCTCTCCTACTTTTgtttcccaggaactggtattcagaggcatgctaccTATCATCCCGGAAGTAAGATATAGCCATCACACAAACTAGAAGTCATTGTGAGCTCTCTTTTGATATTGCATCTGTCTCAACCTAAAACTTCTATCCACAAAACGTGAATCCTTGCATTTATCTTGTCCACTTAACTCAAAAGATATGGCAACCATGCCAATACCAAGCAGACACAAAAGACCTTTTTCCATAAGCTCTGTTTTGCTCCTCCATGCAGATAAGCCTCAACCACCAATGGGACCCATCGAAGTTGTGGACTGCTCCACAAATAGTATAACTATCCAGTGGAAGCCCCCCAAAGACGATGGTGGCAAACCAATCCAGAGTTATATTATTGAGAGGCAGCAGGTTGGCAGAAagacctgggtgaccttgggtaaGACCGATGGAAGCAGCACTGTCTTCACCACCAACAAAGTGGAACATG
The Podarcis raffonei isolate rPodRaf1 chromosome 6, rPodRaf1.pri, whole genome shotgun sequence DNA segment above includes these coding regions:
- the IGFN1 gene encoding immunoglobulin-like and fibronectin type III domain-containing protein 1 isoform X6, whose product is MAGRRGVKTLKRSAVPGVTITQFVEDIPKGCSTPDFERKPITLTLQEGKNAIFRAVVKGEPQPEVFWKRNNEAVDDPQKYQISFSPATNEFILQVNKITADDADLYRCTAVNEYGEATCTAGLKIIQVGFKKKAKPTSSAPQTDLKKELQDFRKTLKKRTPSSAPKKEMDMEQIWQLLLNADKKDYEKICLKYGIVDFRGMLRKLQEMKKEREDKQAQYLLNLRNLRHVRVNEVQGNASFDLEMELKNPESRIYLYKDGQMINFGFDSENTKHCLRQVGKKYNFIINDLQPEDAGVYQIKVEDVDVFSTELEAESIPVSFRYPLGEVRCHEQGNAVFQCTLYEPCSNATWLHRDRILESNDKYEISVSEDGLTHRLIIKNTQASDKGTYTIDIGDRSSSAWLEVESKGKRKQTEGDSDDITGWRKKQLDEDRAKKLRQGQGRDEQDGQYKNGQAGEGESYGSLGKDGSLGRGGANRDGKMGQFAGVGTDMGGGHEFSGFAGGSSEHMGHTGNGAGGGMGGLGGMGSLHGKDAMLGGTGTGSGGAGGLQTSGGSTLNGASGPGAGFGGAGGVGGLYGKDGMLGGAGAGGAGSAGREGGLYGKDGMLGGGGGAGGVGGLYGKDGMLGGAGAGGVGGLYGKDGMLGGAGAGGAGGAGGVGGLYGKDGMLGGAGGAGGAGGLYGKDGMLGGAGAGGAGGLYGKDGMLAGAGAGGAGGAGVGGFYGKDGMLGGAGAGGAGGAGGAGGAGGAGGLYGKDGMLGGAGAGGAGGLYGKDGMLAGAGAGGAGGAGVGGFYGKDGMLGGAGAGGAGGAGAGGAGGFGGLYGKDGMLGGAGAGGATGAGGVGGLYGKDGMLGGAGAGGPGGAGGVGGTYGKDGMLGGAGTEGAGGVGGLYGKDGFLGGAGGLDGAGGVGGLCGKDGLPIGAGQLGGAGGVGGLYGKDGFLGSGGAGGMGGAGGVGGPYGKDGMLGRTGPDGPGGAGGVGGLYGKDGMLGGAGAGGPGGIGGVGGVGGAGGVGGLYGKDGMLGGAGAGGPGGAGGVGGLYGKDGMLGGAGAGGPGGAGGVGGLYGKDGMLGGAGAGRVGGAGGVGGLYGKDGMLGGAGAGGPGGAGGVGGLYGKDGMLGGAGIGGPGGTGGVGGLYGKDGMLDGAGAGGPGGAGGVGGLYGKDGVLGGAGAGGVGGLYGKDGVLGGAGAGAGAGAGGPGGTGGVGGLYGQDGVLGGAGAGGLGGTGGVGGLYDKDGVLGGAGAGGPGGAGGVGGLHGKDGMLAGTAAGGPGGAGGAGGAGGVGGLYGKDGMLGGAGGAGGVGGLYGKDGVLTGAGAGAGGPGGAGGVGGAGGVGGLYGKDGMLGGAGAGGLGGAGGAGGVGGLYGKDGMLGGAGAGGPGGAGGIGGLYGKDGMPSRPGIGGLGGAGGTDRLLDSTGVSGAEGMRGHHGKDGVLPGVGGVGLRGVGSTGDLYGQASTLHGTEGGGAGTELGGMGGMMDRTGGAGTKYGVSGEGYGEGGIGKDGRVSGTGAGGLSGEGWLDGRDGRLGGFGVGPGVRGVDGSLYENMSGIPGEEFLGYGQSSGLSDAGTHAGDRRRQLSNLDASQLTSSDISRTRDRKGRGGSLLEEDVRESHPRFNQGLFDLHAPKGKPAVLTCSLNNDQLEGTWFKDGFKITGQDGISIEKEGPVHKLLIDEVQDSHAGKYKFEAGGVRTEASIFVEDPPNVDSALLEKLKKEPIVVKAGKNAIVKIPFEGRKPVRSTWLKDEGELLDDARISTDYSDNFTRLSISSANRKDCGDYKVKLKNESGSTEATLKLVVLDKPQPPMGPIEVVDCSTNSITIQWKPPKDDGGKPIQSYIIERQQVGRKTWVTLGKTDGSSTVFTTNKVEHDKSYYFKVRAVNAEGTSEALESDEVMAATKAFPGPPAPPKIVSTSKGAVTLSWAAPHKTGNSRILGYRIEKCKKGSNSWTPVTDVPITDRKYTVTDLKEGLLYEFRVAAINAAGAGDVSAPSEAAFARDPMKPPGAVRDLKVISTDYCSISLSWTKPEAEEESHAKGYIIEMRHTDTLKWTQCNSLPIPITTYTVRGLKAREMYFLRVRAVNDGGFGEPVELDTCVQAVPPTVPPKLLVKDTTKSFMIVKAGDAIRVRIPFEASPPLEVVWLKDGLTLPAKATIATREGLSQLIIPGADFSDSGHYSITLQTERGNKETFSFLVQVLDVPESPGPIQLIEKVPDTVTLIWEPSPTEKREGTLNYMVMRRDSYKGSWQLVSDLIYTNKCTVSNFVPGREYYFRVQAKNCMGISEPSETVQPWIIHREKGKFAVRSPKYKGVNQSQPPRFLVPLKPHVVTLGFDCHMSCAVTGYPVPQVMWYKDGKNISQDPTFFSKNDFGVCSLVILGVTASDGGQYKVVAINELGQAVSKAEVTIKEPAF
- the IGFN1 gene encoding immunoglobulin-like and fibronectin type III domain-containing protein 1 isoform X41, translating into MAGRRGVKTLKRSAVPGVTITQFVEDIPKGCSTPDFERKPITLTLQEGKNAIFRAVVKGEPQPEVFWKRNNEAVDDPQKYQISFSPATNEFILQVNKITADDADLYRCTAVNEYGEATCTAGLKIIQVGFKKKAKPTSSAPQTDLKKELQDFRKTLKKRTPSSAPKKEMDMEQIWQLLLNADKKDYEKICLKYGIVDFRGMLRKLQEMKKEREDKQAQYLLNLRNLRHVRVNEVQGNASFDLEMELKNPESRIYLYKDGQMINFGFDSENTKHCLRQVGKKYNFIINDLQPEDAGVYQIKVEDVDVFSTELEAESIPVSFRYPLGEVRCHEQGNAVFQCTLYEPCSNATWLHRDRILESNDKYEISVSEDGLTHRLIIKNTQASDKGTYTIDIGDRSSSAWLEVESKGKRKQTEGDSDDITGWRKKQLDEDRAKKLRQGQGRDEQDGQYKNGQAGEGESYGSLGKDGSLGRGGANRDGKMGQFAGVGTDMGGGHEFSGFAGGSSEHMGHTGNGAGGGMGGLGGMGSLHGKDAMLGGTGTGSGGAGGLQTSGGSTLNGASGPGAGFGGAGGVGGLYGKDGMVGGAGAGGVGGLYGKDGMLGGAGAGGAGSAGREGGLYGKDGMLGGGGGAGGVGGLYGKDGMLGGAGAGGVGGLYGKDGMLGGAGAGGAGGAGGVGGLYGKDGMLGGAGGAGGAGGLYGKDGMLGGAGAGGAGGLYGKDGMLAGAGAGGAGGAGVGGFYGKDGMLGGAGAGGAGGAGGAGGAGGAGGLYGKDGMLGGAGAGGAGGLYGKDGMLAGAGAGGAGGAGVGGLYGKDGMLGGAGAGGPGGAGGIGGLYGKDGMLGGAGAGGPGGAGGVGGLYGKDGMLGGAGAGGPGGAGGVGGLYGKDGMLGGAGAGRVGGAGGVGGLYGKDGMLGGAGAGGPGGAGGVGGLYGKDGMLGGAGIGGPGGTGGVGGLYGKDGMLDGAGAGGPGGAGGVGGLYGKDGVLGGAGAGGVGGLYGKDGVLGGAGAGAGAGAGGPGGTGGVGGLYGQDGVLGGAGAGGLGGTGGVGGLYDKDGVLGGAGAGGPGGAGGVGGLHGKDGMLAGTAAGGPGGAGGAGGAGGVGGLYGKDGMLGGAGGAGGVGGLYGKDGVLTGAGAGAGGPGGAGGVGGAGGVGGLYGKDGMLGGAGAGGLGGAGGAGGVGGLYGKDGMLGGAGAGGPGGAGGIGGLYGKDGMPSRPGIGGLGGAGGTDRLLDSTGVSGAEGMRGHHGKDGVLPGVGGVGLRGVGSTGDLYGQASTLHGTEGGGAGTELGGMGGMMDRTGGAGTKYGVSGEGYGEGGIGKDGRVSGTGAGGLSGEGWLDGRDGRLGGFGVGPGVRGVDGSLYENMSGIPGEEFLGYGQSSGLSDAGTHAGDRRRQLSNLDASQLTSSDISRTRDRKGRGGSLLEEDVRESHPRFNQGLFDLHAPKGKPAVLTCSLNNDQLEGTWFKDGFKITGQDGISIEKEGPVHKLLIDEVQDSHAGKYKFEAGGVRTEASIFVEDPPNVDSALLEKLKKEPIVVKAGKNAIVKIPFEGRKPVRSTWLKDEGELLDDARISTDYSDNFTRLSISSANRKDCGDYKVKLKNESGSTEATLKLVVLDKPQPPMGPIEVVDCSTNSITIQWKPPKDDGGKPIQSYIIERQQVGRKTWVTLGKTDGSSTVFTTNKVEHDKSYYFKVRAVNAEGTSEALESDEVMAATKAFPGPPAPPKIVSTSKGAVTLSWAAPHKTGNSRILGYRIEKCKKGSNSWTPVTDVPITDRKYTVTDLKEGLLYEFRVAAINAAGAGDVSAPSEAAFARDPMKPPGAVRDLKVISTDYCSISLSWTKPEAEEESHAKGYIIEMRHTDTLKWTQCNSLPIPITTYTVRGLKAREMYFLRVRAVNDGGFGEPVELDTCVQAVPPTVPPKLLVKDTTKSFMIVKAGDAIRVRIPFEASPPLEVVWLKDGLTLPAKATIATREGLSQLIIPGADFSDSGHYSITLQTERGNKETFSFLVQVLDVPESPGPIQLIEKVPDTVTLIWEPSPTEKREGTLNYMVMRRDSYKGSWQLVSDLIYTNKCTVSNFVPGREYYFRVQAKNCMGISEPSETVQPWIIHREKGKFAVRSPKYKGVNQSQPPRFLVPLKPHVVTLGFDCHMSCAVTGYPVPQVMWYKDGKNISQDPTFFSKNDFGVCSLVILGVTASDGGQYKVVAINELGQAVSKAEVTIKEPAF
- the IGFN1 gene encoding immunoglobulin-like and fibronectin type III domain-containing protein 1 isoform X44, whose protein sequence is MAGRRGVKTLKRSAVPGVTITQFVEDIPKGCSTPDFERKPITLTLQEGKNAIFRAVVKGEPQPEVFWKRNNEAVDDPQKYQISFSPATNEFILQVNKITADDADLYRCTAVNEYGEATCTAGLKIIQVGFKKKAKPTSSAPQTDLKKELQDFRKTLKKRTPSSAPKKEMDMEQIWQLLLNADKKDYEKICLKYGIVDFRGMLRKLQEMKKEREDKQAQYLLNLRNLRHVRVNEVQGNASFDLEMELKNPESRIYLYKDGQMINFGFDSENTKHCLRQVGKKYNFIINDLQPEDAGVYQIKVEDVDVFSTELEAESIPVSFRYPLGEVRCHEQGNAVFQCTLYEPCSNATWLHRDRILESNDKYEISVSEDGLTHRLIIKNTQASDKGTYTIDIGDRSSSAWLEVESKGKRKQTEGDSDDITGWRKKQLDEDRAKKLRQGQGRDEQDGQYKNGQAGEGESYGSLGKDGSLGRGGANRDGKMGQFAGVGTDMGGGHEFSGFAGGSSEHMGHTGNGAGGGMGGLGGMGSLHGKDAMLGGTGTGSGGAGGLQTSGGSTLNGASGPGAGFGGAGGVGGLYGKDGMVGGAGAGGVGGLYGKDGMLGGAGAGGAGSAGREGGLYGKDGMLGGGGGAGGVGGLYGKDGMLGGAGAGGVGGLYGKDGMLGGAGAGGAGGAGGVGGLYGKDGMLGGAGGAGGAGGLYGKDGMLGGAGAGGAGGLYGKDGMLAGAGAGGAGGAGVGGFYGKDGMLGGAGAGGAGGAGGAGGAGGAGGLYGKDGMLGGAGAGGAGGLYGKDGMLAGAGAGGAGGAGVGGLYGKDGMLGGAGAGGPGGAGGVGGLYGKDGMLGGAGAGGPGGAGGVGGLYGKDGMLGGAGAGRVGGAGGVGGLYGKDGMLGGAGAGGPGGAGGVGGLYGKDGMLGGAGIGGPGGTGGVGGLYGKDGMLDGAGAGGPGGAGGVGGLYGKDGVLGGAGAGGVGGLYGKDGVLGGAGAGAGAGAGGPGGTGGVGGLYGQDGVLGGAGAGGLGGTGGVGGLYDKDGVLGGAGAGGPGGAGGVGGLHGKDGMLAGTAAGGPGGAGGAGGAGGVGGLYGKDGMLGGAGGAGGVGGLYGKDGVLTGAGAGAGGPGGAGGVGGAGGVGGLYGKDGMLGGAGAGGLGGAGGAGGVGGLYGKDGMLGGAGAGGPGGAGGIGGLYGKDGMPSRPGIGGLGGAGGTDRLLDSTGVSGAEGMRGHHGKDGVLPGVGGVGLRGVGSTGDLYGQASTLHGTEGGGAGTELGGMGGMMDRTGGAGTKYGVSGEGYGEGGIGKDGRVSGTGAGGLSGEGWLDGRDGRLGGFGVGPGVRGVDGSLYENMSGIPGEEFLGYGQSSGLSDAGTHAGDRRRQLSNLDASQLTSSDISRTRDRKGRGGSLLEEDVRESHPRFNQGLFDLHAPKGKPAVLTCSLNNDQLEGTWFKDGFKITGQDGISIEKEGPVHKLLIDEVQDSHAGKYKFEAGGVRTEASIFVEDPPNVDSALLEKLKKEPIVVKAGKNAIVKIPFEGRKPVRSTWLKDEGELLDDARISTDYSDNFTRLSISSANRKDCGDYKVKLKNESGSTEATLKLVVLDKPQPPMGPIEVVDCSTNSITIQWKPPKDDGGKPIQSYIIERQQVGRKTWVTLGKTDGSSTVFTTNKVEHDKSYYFKVRAVNAEGTSEALESDEVMAATKAFPGPPAPPKIVSTSKGAVTLSWAAPHKTGNSRILGYRIEKCKKGSNSWTPVTDVPITDRKYTVTDLKEGLLYEFRVAAINAAGAGDVSAPSEAAFARDPMKPPGAVRDLKVISTDYCSISLSWTKPEAEEESHAKGYIIEMRHTDTLKWTQCNSLPIPITTYTVRGLKAREMYFLRVRAVNDGGFGEPVELDTCVQAVPPTVPPKLLVKDTTKSFMIVKAGDAIRVRIPFEASPPLEVVWLKDGLTLPAKATIATREGLSQLIIPGADFSDSGHYSITLQTERGNKETFSFLVQVLDVPESPGPIQLIEKVPDTVTLIWEPSPTEKREGTLNYMVMRRDSYKGSWQLVSDLIYTNKCTVSNFVPGREYYFRVQAKNCMGISEPSETVQPWIIHREKGKFAVRSPKYKGVNQSQPPRFLVPLKPHVVTLGFDCHMSCAVTGYPVPQVMWYKDGKNISQDPTFFSKNDFGVCSLVILGVTASDGGQYKVVAINELGQAVSKAEVTIKEPAF